The Klebsiella aerogenes KCTC 2190 region ACGTTGGCGGCAGCCTGAATGATTTCCATGCTGCCGGCGTTAGTGCCGGAGATAATCAGCGGTTTTTTCGCCCCGGCCAGCGCCTGAACGATCACATCAACTTTACCCTGCAGGTCATGGCTCAGGCCATCAACCGCCGGCGCGCTGTTGTCCAGCGCATGGGCGATAGCAAAGCCCAGACGCGCCTGATCTTCCACCGGCGCGCGATAGGTCCACGCCGCGATGTCATCGAGACGGGTGTCGTCGATATTAGTGACGAATAACGGATGCTTGGCGCGCTGTCCGATGTTGAGAATTGCCGCAATCTGCCAGTCGGCCACTTTCTGCGCCGCCGCCATTTCGCGTGCTTTCCCTTTCACCGCCTGGCGTACCGCCAGGGCAACGCGCGCGCCGGTCTGGGTAATGTCTTCGCCCAGCACCAGTACCGCATCGTAGGATTCGATATCGCGCAGCGTCGGGGTATGGATCCCACCTTCGCGCAGCACTTTGAGCATCATCTGCAGGCGCGCTTGTTCGCCTTTAGCGATGCCGGTATAGAAGTTTTCGCTACCGACCAGCTCACGCAGCGCGAAGTTACTTTCAATGCTGGCGCGCGGAGAACCGATACCAATGACTTTCTTCGACTGGCGCAGGATATCCGCCGCCCCCTGCATCGCCTGTTCGGCGTTGAGCGCGATCAGATCGTCGCCGCGGCGCTGAACCGGCTGACGCGGACGATCTTTGAGGTTTACGTAGCCATAGCCGAAACGACCGCGGTCGCAGAGGAAGTAGCGGTTCACGGTGCCGTTATAACGGTTTTCGATACGACGCAGCTCGCCATAGCGTTCGCCAGGGCTGATGTTACAGCCAATGGAACACTGCTGGCAGATGCTCGGCGCAAACTGCATGTCCCACTTACGGTTGTAACGCTCGGAGTGCGTTTTATCGGTGAAGACGCCGGTCGGGCAGACTTCAACCAGGTTACCGGAGAATTCGCTTTCCAGCGTGCCATCTTCCGGGCGGCCGAAGTAGACGTTGTCATGAGCGCCATAAACGCCCAGATCGGTGCCGTCGGCATAATCTTTATAGTAGCGAACGCAGCGGTAGCAGGCGATGCAGCGGTTCATTTCGTGAGAAATAAATGGCCCCAAATCCTGGTTGCGGTGGGTACGCTTGGTGAAACGATAGCGGCGGAAGCTATGGCCGGTCATGACCGTCATATCCTGCAGGTGGCAGTTGCCCCCCTCTTCGCAGACCGGGCAGTCGTGTGGGTGGTTGGTCATCAGCCACTCCACCACGCTTTCGCGGAACTGCTTCGCTTCGCCGTCGTCAATAGAAATAAAGGTGCCGTCAGATGCCGGAGTCATACAGGACATCACCAGGCGACCACGCGTGTCTTCCGCGTTCTGATATTGCTTCACCGCACACTGGCGGCAAGCACCGACGCTCCCTAGCGCCGGGTGCCAGCAAAAGTATGGAATATCAAGACCAAGAGAGAGACAAGCCTCTAGCAGGTTGTCCGCTCCGTTGACCTCGTATTCTTTGCCGTCTACATGAATCGTAGCCATTTGCGTGCTTCCAAAAATAAAAAACCTTTAGATTACCAGCGCGTCTTAAGCAGGTTCGGCTGAATACCGTTAATTGCATGGGTATTGCTGAACTGCTGCTTAATGCCAGCCTCGAATTCTTCGCGGAAATATTTGATAGCGCTCTGCAGCGGTTCAACCGCGCCCGGCGCGTGCGCGCAGAAGGTTTTACCCGGCCCGAGGAATCGACACAGTTGCTCAAGAGTTTCGATATCGCCAGGCTGGCCTTCGCCGCGCTCCAGGGCGCGCAGGATCTTCACGCTCCACGGCAGGCCGTCTCGGCAAGGCGTACACCAGCCGCAGGATTCACGGGCAAAAAATTCTTCGAGGTTGCGCACCAGCGGAACCATGCCGATCTCGTGGTCGACGGCCATCGCCAGCGCGGTGCCCAGACGGCTACCTGCTTTACCAATGCTTTCAAACTCCATCGGCAAATCGAGGTGCGCTTCGGTAAGGAAGTCGGTACCGGCGCCGCCCGGCTGCCAGGCTTTAAACTTCAGGCCATCGCGCATGCCGCCGGCGTAATCTTCGAGGATCTCGCGCGCGGTGGTGCCGAACGGCAGTTCCCAGACGCCCGGATTCTTCACGCGCCCGGAGAAGCCCATCAGCTTGGTGCCGGCATCTTTGCTGGTTGAAATATTCTGGTACCACTCCACGCCGTTGGCGAGGATGGCAGGGACGTTGCACAGGGTTTCAACGTTGTTGACGCAGGTCGGTTTACCCCATACGCCGGAGCTCGCCGGGAACGGCGGCTTGGAGCGCGGGTTAGCGCGGCGGCCTTCCAGCGAGTTGATAAGCGCCGTCTCTTCACCGCAGATATAGCGCCCTGCCCCGGTGTGCACGAACAGCTCGAAGTCAAAACCGGTACCGAGGATATTTTTCCCCAACAGGCCCGCTTCGGTAGCTTCGGCAATCGCACGACGCAGATGCTGCGCCGCTTCGATATATTCACCGCGCAGGAAGATGTAACCACGGTAGGCCTTCAGCGCAAAGGCGGAGATCAGCATGCCTTCCACCAGCAGGTGCGGCAGCTGTTCCATCAGCAGACGGTCTTTATAGGTACCCGGTTCCATTTCATCGGCATTACACAGCAGGTAACGGATGTTCATGGACTCGTCTTTCGGCATCAGGCTCCACTTCAGACCGGTGGAAAAGCCCGCGCCGCCGCGCCCTTTCAGGCCGGCGTCTTTTACCGCATTGACGATTTCATCCGGCGCCATGCCGCTTAAGGCCTTGCGCGCCCCTTCATAACCGTTTTTGCTGCGATACTCGTCCAGCCACACCGGCTGCTTGTCATCGCGCAGACGCCAGGTTAATGGATGCGTTTCGGCAGTACGAATAATGGTTTTCATTTATACCGCTCCAGGAGGTCAGGAATCGCTTCCGGCGTCAGATAACTGTGCGTGTCGTCATCAATCATCATGGTCGGCCCCTTGTCGCAGTTGCCAAGGCAACAGGTCGGCAGCAGCGTGAAGCGGCCATCAAAGGTGGTTTGACCCGGTTTGATGTCCAGCTTTTTCTCGATAGCCGACTGGATCCCCTGGAAACCGGTGATATGGCACACCACGCTGTCGCAGTAGCGGATCACGTGACGGCCAACCGGCTGGCGGAAGATCTGGCTGTAGAATGTCGCCACGCCTTCGACGTCGCTTGCCGGGATCCCCAGCACATCGGCGATCGCGTAGATCGCGCCATCCGGCACCCAGCCGCGCTGTTTTTGAACAATTTTCAGCGCTTCGATGGACGCCGCACGCGGGTCTTCGTAGTGGTGCTTTTCGTGCTCAATAGCCTCACGCTCTGCCGCACTCAGCTCAAAAGCCTCGGTTTGTGGTTGTTGATTCTCGTGCATAATTAGCGGTCCACGTCTGACATAACAAAATCGATACTACCCAGATAGACGATAAGGTCGGATACCAGGCTGCCGCGGATCGCCGCCGGGATCTGCTGCAGGTGCGCATAGCTCGGGGTACGAATACGGGTACGGTAGCTCATGGTGCTGCCGTCGCTGGTCAGGTAGTAACTGTTAATCCCCTTCGTCGCTTCAACCATCTGGAAGGATTCGTTGGCCGGCATCACCGGGCCCCAGGAAACCTGCAGGAAGTGCGTAATCAGGGTCTCAATATGCTGCAGCGTGCGCTCTTTCGGCGGCGGCGTAGTCAGCGGGTGATCCGCTTTGAACGGGCCTTCCGGCATATTATCGAGGCACTGCTGGAGAATGCGCAGGCTCTGGCGCAGCTCTTCCACTTTCAGCATCACGCGGGTGTAGCAGTCGGAAACGCCGCCGCCGGTCGGGATTTCAAAGTCGAAGTTTTCGTAGCCAGAATAAGGACGCCATTTACGCACGTCGAAGCCGATACCGGTCGCGCGCAGACCTGCGCCAGTGGTGCCCCACTCCAGCGCTTCTTTTGCGGTGTAGGCGGCAACGCCTTTGGAACGGCCAATCAGAATGGTGTTGCGCAGCGCGGCTTTCTCATAGGAATCCAGGCGCTTCGGCATCCACTCAAGGAATTCACGCAGCAGGCGATCCCAGCCGCGCGGCAGGTCGTGGGCGACGCCGCCGATGCGGAACCACGCCGGGTGCATACGGAAACCGGTGATCGCTTCGACCAGATCGTAGATTTTCTGACGGTCGGTAAAGGCGAAGAAGACCGGGGTCATCGCGCCGACGTCCTGAATAAAGGTCGAGATATACAGCAGGTGGCTATTGATGCGGAACAGTTCGGACAGCATCACGCGGATCACGTTCACGCGATCCGGCACGGTGATCCCGGCCAGTTTTTCCACCGCCAGCACGTATGGCATCTCGTTGACGCAGCCGCCGAGGTATTCGATACGGTCGGTGTACGGGATGTAGCTGTGCCAGGACTGGCGTTCGCCCATTTTCTCCGCGCCGCGGTGGTGGTAGCCGATGTCCGGCACGCAGTCGACGATCTCTTCGCCATCCAACTGCAGAATAATACGGAATGCGCCGTGAGCGGACGGGTGGTTCGGGCCGAGGTTGAGAAACATAAAGTCCTCGTTTTCGGTGCCGCGCTTCATACCCCACTCTTCCGGCTTGAAGGTTAACGCTTCCATTTCCAGATCCTGCTTGGCTTTGGTCAGCTCAAACGGATCGAATTCGGTGGCGCGCGCCGGATAGTCTTTACGCAGCGGGTGGCCTTCCCAGGTCGGCGGCATCATGATGCGGCGCAGATTCGGGTGACCGTCGAAGGTCACGCCAAACATTTCCCAGGTTTCACGCTCATACCAGTTGGCGTTAGGGAACAGTTTGGTGAAGGTCGGCAGATGCAGATCGTTTTCAGACAACGCCACCTTGAGCATGATATCGCGGTTGCGGTCTACTGAGATCAGGTGGTAGAAAACGGAAAAATCCGCGGCTGGCAAGCCATCGCGGTGCGTACGTAAACGTTCGTCCATGCCGTGCAGGTCAAACAGCATCACGTAAGGTTTCGGCAATCTCTTCAGGAAATCACCCACCTCAAGCAGCTGTTCGCGCTTCACCCACACCACCGGAACGCCGGTACGGGTAGGCTGAACGGTAAAGGCATCCGGCCCAAAACGGTTGCGCAGTTCGCCGATCACCGGGTCATCAAGGTGATCGCGGGTTTGCCAGGCTGGTGCGGCGTCATGCGCGGTTAAATCAGTCATATTGTTCACCATTGCAAAAGGTCCGTGGTGACTGCCGGGCGAGGCTTCGCTGCTTTTGTAGATTGATTTGCGAAGTCTGGTTCCCGCCCGCAGGCGCAAGTTAAATCTCGTCCGGAGTCCGCAGATTGGTCACCGCAATTCGTTCGCCGCGTTTACGCTCGCGCTCGGATTGCATGTTGGCGCGATAGACGCCCTGATCGCCAACCACCCATGAGAGAGGACGGCGCTCTTTACCAAT contains the following coding sequences:
- the nuoG gene encoding NADH-quinone oxidoreductase subunit NuoG, whose amino-acid sequence is MATIHVDGKEYEVNGADNLLEACLSLGLDIPYFCWHPALGSVGACRQCAVKQYQNAEDTRGRLVMSCMTPASDGTFISIDDGEAKQFRESVVEWLMTNHPHDCPVCEEGGNCHLQDMTVMTGHSFRRYRFTKRTHRNQDLGPFISHEMNRCIACYRCVRYYKDYADGTDLGVYGAHDNVYFGRPEDGTLESEFSGNLVEVCPTGVFTDKTHSERYNRKWDMQFAPSICQQCSIGCNISPGERYGELRRIENRYNGTVNRYFLCDRGRFGYGYVNLKDRPRQPVQRRGDDLIALNAEQAMQGAADILRQSKKVIGIGSPRASIESNFALRELVGSENFYTGIAKGEQARLQMMLKVLREGGIHTPTLRDIESYDAVLVLGEDITQTGARVALAVRQAVKGKAREMAAAQKVADWQIAAILNIGQRAKHPLFVTNIDDTRLDDIAAWTYRAPVEDQARLGFAIAHALDNSAPAVDGLSHDLQGKVDVIVQALAGAKKPLIISGTNAGSMEIIQAAANVAKALKGRGADVGVTMVARAVNSVGLGMIGGGSLEEALDELESGAADAVIVLENDLHRHASAARVDAALAKAPLVMVVDHQRTAIMDKAHLVLSAASFAESDGTVVNNEGRAQRFFQVYDPAYYDAKTVMLESWRWLHSLHSTVNNRQVDWTQLDHVIDAAIAALPQLAGIKDAAPDATFRIRGQKLAREPHRYSGRTAMRANISVHEPRQPQDKDTMFAFSMEGNNQPSAPRSQIPFAWAPGWNSPQAWNKFQDEVGGKLRHGDPGVRLIEASASGLEYFTAVPASFHAEEGKWRIAPYYHLFGSDELSQRSPVFQSRMPEPYIKLNPADAAKLGVNAGAMVSFSVEGQTLSLPLVISEGLAAGQVGLPMGMPGIAPVLAGARIDSLQEAQA
- the nuoF gene encoding NADH-quinone oxidoreductase subunit NuoF — translated: MKTIIRTAETHPLTWRLRDDKQPVWLDEYRSKNGYEGARKALSGMAPDEIVNAVKDAGLKGRGGAGFSTGLKWSLMPKDESMNIRYLLCNADEMEPGTYKDRLLMEQLPHLLVEGMLISAFALKAYRGYIFLRGEYIEAAQHLRRAIAEATEAGLLGKNILGTGFDFELFVHTGAGRYICGEETALINSLEGRRANPRSKPPFPASSGVWGKPTCVNNVETLCNVPAILANGVEWYQNISTSKDAGTKLMGFSGRVKNPGVWELPFGTTAREILEDYAGGMRDGLKFKAWQPGGAGTDFLTEAHLDLPMEFESIGKAGSRLGTALAMAVDHEIGMVPLVRNLEEFFARESCGWCTPCRDGLPWSVKILRALERGEGQPGDIETLEQLCRFLGPGKTFCAHAPGAVEPLQSAIKYFREEFEAGIKQQFSNTHAINGIQPNLLKTRW
- the nuoE gene encoding NADH-quinone oxidoreductase subunit NuoE gives rise to the protein MHENQQPQTEAFELSAAEREAIEHEKHHYEDPRAASIEALKIVQKQRGWVPDGAIYAIADVLGIPASDVEGVATFYSQIFRQPVGRHVIRYCDSVVCHITGFQGIQSAIEKKLDIKPGQTTFDGRFTLLPTCCLGNCDKGPTMMIDDDTHSYLTPEAIPDLLERYK
- the nuoC gene encoding NADH-quinone oxidoreductase subunit C/D, coding for MVNNMTDLTAHDAAPAWQTRDHLDDPVIGELRNRFGPDAFTVQPTRTGVPVVWVKREQLLEVGDFLKRLPKPYVMLFDLHGMDERLRTHRDGLPAADFSVFYHLISVDRNRDIMLKVALSENDLHLPTFTKLFPNANWYERETWEMFGVTFDGHPNLRRIMMPPTWEGHPLRKDYPARATEFDPFELTKAKQDLEMEALTFKPEEWGMKRGTENEDFMFLNLGPNHPSAHGAFRIILQLDGEEIVDCVPDIGYHHRGAEKMGERQSWHSYIPYTDRIEYLGGCVNEMPYVLAVEKLAGITVPDRVNVIRVMLSELFRINSHLLYISTFIQDVGAMTPVFFAFTDRQKIYDLVEAITGFRMHPAWFRIGGVAHDLPRGWDRLLREFLEWMPKRLDSYEKAALRNTILIGRSKGVAAYTAKEALEWGTTGAGLRATGIGFDVRKWRPYSGYENFDFEIPTGGGVSDCYTRVMLKVEELRQSLRILQQCLDNMPEGPFKADHPLTTPPPKERTLQHIETLITHFLQVSWGPVMPANESFQMVEATKGINSYYLTSDGSTMSYRTRIRTPSYAHLQQIPAAIRGSLVSDLIVYLGSIDFVMSDVDR